From Trichoderma atroviride chromosome 1, complete sequence, one genomic window encodes:
- a CDS encoding uncharacterized protein (EggNog:ENOG41), whose amino-acid sequence MLRRIPPELPPDRSVDIDVNLVGREGDLLMLETDLMLESCVTAIEGPPGVGKSALVNSAAEWWKSTAFIDRVVRVGFEDLQSPECLIEFLNQEFGTDLTELDTQLEDAKARGRRIRTKIKNVLAPTEPRRRGGARGNLPKTAKAKRQTTRKSKFSMRDSRLLVIFDGVEACGPRKLSEPVLELMGYFLAVFRDAQVSLSASDLDSAQEPTAPSPYRSFVVVTTRRMPEIAVLNSPATESTGTIPNTQQAQKAVRMLAPLDEDRALLLTRYILDKTNRHPDARDWEGLLVRGQLGKLVQGNPLALKMLLGAFNPKNHNLVSFMQALLRGDGICLGSGSSETNHGVSAALPDLAQAIDDVRRLLHSVEQSSMAIQALYPFWAPFQLQTIQDYLSYIDFESQKDKRKSIDRCAVFGDQELELLFRNNQELPGSNRDIAMTILQPFIDEGFVVVGKAVDKQGKSESDYITLHPLIPLLLREESRKTDEAYKLARETAHNVMPKLFRYRIKTWPKQVAYWKKVWDSPRETLRWEFFDFLGATYRVLDMRSSILTITVLVDLAHITNKGLFWDAGRRPLMAGFWRTATDSMHQDGHDICEAPHLADSLLRLMGGTRGSRGVGARMLAEIQAKFLRLQHALSAELAEMAFCLALVDYNTRQDEDAARKWFRRLKETYHHRTKVPGADSQIRLMFDDLLKIMEASYAASSPIQNFSDKQMAAKAHARKTIYKNLARTGFDISGYDAGAWKAAALRDGDGDSGDDDDGGSHGMLGLGNSLLGRDEGVFVAILLARRQMKARPSNIAEARRLLYKAFSNDLEVGESPANAAYIHRALSEIVEEKAARQASGQATETVKNEEDQRDYWRRALYHWEQALQVESDAGFEKSDDQVRKETERTMMLKREVDGIENALEADSQIPTDPSSSKGDGKRSWNPWKSWTASRAEKKAQKAAIVTQATTEVEGEVENAQATQDAKGAIRNGKVAEYKAGEKKRGMKFWAKIGSMKRAKIKGRLGAEAEPDMMQLKLMALGPLERRKPEPEPRPEPKQEPEPGPVNPKPDRSRRPQQHLSKEEMADAKEKFSLISRNGEYITSKDMAALFRTMDQPKSDPEIQQMIDEVDTTGRGVVDFEDFLSMEKPDQLPDSEQELREAFRVFDMNDDGFISPEELHDCLRQLGERLTDDEVDEMIREADLDGDGKIDYHEFVQMMRGAT is encoded by the coding sequence ATGTTGAGGAGGATTCCACCCGAGCTACCTCCAGATAGGTCAGTCGACATCGACGTAAACCTAGtagggagggagggagaCCTCTTGATGCTTGAGACAGATCTCATGCTAGAATCGTGCGTCACAGCTATCGAGGGGCCTCCGGGCGTCGGAAAGTCAGCTTTGGTCAATAGTGCAGCCGAGTGGTGGAAGTCGACGGCTTTCATCGATAGAGTCGTTAGAGTTGGCTTTGAAGACTTGCAGTCTCCTGAGTGTCTAATCGAATTTCTGAACCAAGAGTTTGGCACGGACTTGACAGAGCTAGACAcgcagctggaagatgccaAGGCCAGAGGACGACGTATCCGGACAAAAATCAAGAACGTGCTAGCACCAACGGAACCGAGGCGGAGAGGCGGTGCGAGAGGAAACCTCCCAAAGACAGCCAAGGCGAAACGCCAAACGACGCGCAAAAGCAAATTCTCAATGCGGGACTCTAGACTCCTTGTCATCTTTGACGGGGTCGAAGCCTGTGGCCCTCGCAAACTATCCGAGCCTGTCCTGGAACTGATGGGCTACTTCTTGGCTGTCTTCCGGGACGCCCAGGTCAGTCTCTCCGCGTCAGACCTGGACTCAGCCCAAGAGCCAACAGCCCCCAGTCCCTACAGGAGCTTTGTAGTAGTCACCACGAGACGCATGCCCGAGATTGCCGTCTTAAACTCACCAGCGACAGAGTCCACAGGAACAATACCAAATACACAGCAAGCTCAAAAAGCGGTGCGCATGCTGGCCCCCCTGGATGAGGACAGGGCCCTGCTGCTTACTAGATACATACTCGACAAGACCAACCGACATCCAGATGCCAGGGACTGGGAGGGCCTCCTTGTCCGGGGACAGCTGGGCAAGCTCGTACAGGGAAATCCCTTAGCTCTCAAGATGCTGTTGGGCGCGTTCAATCCCAAAAACCACAATCTTGTCAGTTTCATGCAGGCTCTGTTACGTGGAGACGGGATATGTCTCGGCAGCGGTTCGTCGGAGACGAATCATGGCGTTTCAGCCGCACTTCCAGACTTGGCACAAGCCATAGACGACGTCcggcgtcttcttcactcTGTCGAACAATCTTCAATGGCGATTCAGGCGTTGTACCCTTTCTGGGCCCCTTTCCAGCTCCAGACAATTCAGGACTACCTCTCGTATATTGACTTTGAATCTCAAAAGGATAAGCGAAAGTCGATTGATCGGTGCGCAGTGTTTGGGGAccaagagctggagctcctcTTCAGGAACAATCAAGAACTTCCTGGCTCCAACAGAGATATCGCAATGACGATCCTACAGCCTTTCATCGACGAGGGCTTTGTCGTCGTGGGGAAAGCCGTCGACAAGCAGGGCAAATCCGAAAGCGACTACATCACGCTGCACCCACTGATCCCGCTCCTCTTACGAGAAGAGAGTCGCAAGACCGATGAGGCATACAAATTGGCACGCGAAACAGCGCATAATGTGATGCCCAAGCTCTTTCGCTACCGGATCAAGACGTGGCCGAAGCAGGTCGCGTACTGGAAGAAGGTGTGGGACAGTCCACGCGAGACGCTGCGATGGGAGTTTTTCGACTTCCTGGGCGCGACGTACCGGGTCCTCGACATGCGGTCAAGCATCCTCACAATCACCGTCCTTGTAGACTTGGCGCATATCACCAACAAGGGCCTGTTCTGGGATGCTGGACGACGACCGCTCATGGCGGGCTTTTGGCGGACGGCCACCGATAGCATGCACCAAGACGGGCATGACATCTGTGAAGCGCCTCACCTCGCCGACTCATTGCTGCGACTCATGGGTGGTACGAGAGGCAGTCGCGGAGTCGGCGCACGAATGTTGGCCGAGATTCAGGCCAAGTTCTTGCGCTTGCAGCACGCGCTGTCGGCTGAGCTGGCGGAGATGGCCTTTTGCCTGGCCTTGGTGGACTACAATACGCGCCAGGACGAAGACGCCGCACGAAAGTGGTTCAGGCGGCTGAAGGAGACGTACCACCATCGCACCAAGGTCCCTGGAGCAGACTCTCAGATACGACTCATGTTTGATGACTTGCTGAAGATCATGGAGGCCTCCTACGCCGCCTCGAGTCCGATCCAGAACTTTAGCGACAAGCAGATGGCAGCCAAGGCGCATGCCCGCAAGACAATCTACAAGAATCTGGCACGAACAGGGTTCGATATCAGCGGATACGACGCCGGGGCATGGAAGGCAGCAGCGCTGAGGGACGGGGATGGGGACAgtggcgacgatgacgatggcggcagTCATGGCATGTTGGGTTTGGGAAACTCTCTCCTAGGACGCGACGAGGGTGTCTTTGTGGCGATACTCCTCGCTCGGCGGCAAATGAAAGCACGGCCATCCAACATTGCCGAGGCAAGAAGGCTTCTCTACAAGGCCTTTAGTAACGATCTCGAGGTTGGCGAGAGCCCTGCCAACGCCGCCTACATCCACCGAGCTCTCTCCGAGATTGTCGAGGAGAAGGCAGCGAGACAGGCATCGGGACAAGCGACGGAGACAGTCAAAAACGAAGAAGACCAACGGGACTACTGGCGCCGAGCGTTGTATCACTGGGAACAAGCCTTACAAGTGGAAAGCGATGCTGGCTTTGAGAAGTCGGATGACCAAGTTCGAAAAGAGACGGAGAGAACAATGATGCTGAAGAGAGAGGTTGATGGGATTGAGAATGCGTTGGAAGCTGATTCTCAGATTCCTACTgatccttcttcctcaaagGGCGATGGGAAAAGGTCATGGAACCCCTGGAAGTCCTGGACAGCCTcgagagcagagaaaaaGGCACAAAAAGCCGCTATAGTAACCCAGGCCACGACCGAAGTAGAAGGTGAAGTTGAGAATGCTCAAGCCACGCAAGACGCCAAGGGGGCTATACGCAATGGAAAAGTTGCCGAGTACAAGGCTGGCGAGAAGAAACGTGGTATGAAGTTTTGGGCCAAGATTGGTAGCATGAAGCGTGCTAAGATCAAAGGGCGTCTTGGAGCCGAAGCCGAACCCGACATGATGCAGCTCAAGCTGATGGCTCTTGGGCCTCTAGAGAGGCGCAAGCCCGAGCCAGAGCCAAGGCCCGAGCCAAAGCAAGAACCCGAGCCCGGGCCAGTAAATCCCAAACCGGACAGAAGCCGCCGGCCGCAACAACACCTGAGCAAAGAGGAAATGGCTGATGCAAAGGAAAagttttctctcatctcgaGGAACGGTGAATACATCACTTCCAAGGACATGGCGGCCCTCTTTCGAACCATGGACCAACCAAAGAGCGACCCAGAGATTCAGCAGATGATTGACGAAGTGGACACGACCGGCAGAGGCGTCGTGGACTTTGAAGACTTTTTAAGCATGGAAAAACCAGACCAGCTGCCGGACTCTGAGCAGGAGCTGCGAGAAGCCTTTCGGGTATTTGATATGAACGACGATGGCTTCATCTCCCCGGAGGAACTACATGATTGTCTGCGGCAGCTTGGCGAGAGATTGACTGATGATGAGGTTGATGAGATGATACGGGAAGCTGACTtggatggggatgggaaGATTGACTACCATGAATTTGTGCAGATGATGCGCGGGGCGACTTGA
- a CDS encoding uncharacterized protein (EggNog:ENOG41): MDLFRITVAQTPSGADKPSGSCHLKVQHGSIGTMSEITADAVQELLQMNKSIKWYMEEFVIHLPFQEPRAQEVSASLARYAALLIEALRLDLGAPDRNTLHIVIQVVEEAVILPDDCIEIGALRWEVLQNVHLWPGEAKPASVSVVRLLGVPARQVPVVSADRPESASTFNILALTARPRSVDDVPHRLITKSIYDVVDTANTKVDACGGSTAERRTTLTIVRPGSLDALKRELNKKQRYDVVHLDLHGKVEDHKAYALFINEIQRGAHMVPAEDLASLLSSHGIHTVILNACQSAVEGEGPAANLAKALIQHGIQIAIAMAYKVLDVTANLFVCSLYDQLLRFNQSPLLAVQAARQCLMNKRTKRTSYLTEVPLDDYLVPSV, translated from the exons ATGGATCTCTTTCGGATCACTGTGGCTCAAACGCCAAGTGGTGCA GACAAACCGAGCGGGAGCTGCCATCTGAAAGTCCAGCATGGCTCCATTGGAACAATGTCCGAGATCACGGCCGATGCTGTGCAAGAGCTACTCCAGATGAACAAGTCCATCAAATGGTACATGGAGGAGTTTGTGATTCATCTTCCGTTCCAAGAGCCAAGGGCCCAGGAAGTCTCCGCAAGCCTGGCAAGATATGCGGCCTTGTTAATCGAGGCGCTCCGCTTAGATTTGGGTGCCCCGGATCGCAACACTTTACACATCGTCATCCAGGTTGTGGAAGAGGCTGTAATCCTCCCAGATGACTGCATTGAAATTGGTGCTTTGCGCTGGGAGGTTCTCCAGAACGTGCATCTATGGCCCGGTGAGGCCAAGCCCGCGAGCGTCTCTGTCGTGCGCCTCTTGGGAGTCCCGGCGAGACAAGTTCCTGTGGTTTCGGCTGACAGGCCTGAGTCGGCATCGACCTTCAACATACTCGCACTGACGGCGCGTCCACGTTCTGTGGACGACGTGCCGCATAGACTCATCACCAAATCCATATACGATGTCGTCGACACAGCAAACACAAAGGTAGACGCCTGCGGCGGATCAACAGCTGAACGCCGCACAACACTCACTATTGTGCGGCCAGGCTCGCTGGACGCGTTGAAGCGAGAACTAAACAAAAAACAGCGATACGATGTCGTTCATCTCGACTTACACGGCAAAGTCGAGGACCACAA GGCATATGCTTTATTCATCAACGAGATCCAACGTGGCGCCCACATGGTCCCGGCAGAAGATCTCGCCTCGCTTCTAAGCAGTCACGGCATCCACACCGTGATCCTCAATGCGTGCCAGTCCGCTGTTGAAGGCGAAGGCCCCGCCGCCAATCTTGCCAAAGCTCTGATCCAGCACGGCATCcagattgccattgccatggccTACAAGGTCTTGGATGTCACCGCAAATCTCTTCGTCTGCAGCCTCTACGATCAGCTGCTGCGGTTCAACCAGTCCCCTCTCCTCGCTGTTCAGGCTGCGAGGCAATGTCTCATGAACAAGCGCACTAAGAGGACCAGCTACTTGACCGAGGTCCCTCTCGATGACTATCTCGTGCCGTCAGTGTAA